From Brienomyrus brachyistius isolate T26 chromosome 18, BBRACH_0.4, whole genome shotgun sequence, one genomic window encodes:
- the LOC125712607 gene encoding protocadherin alpha-3-like isoform X4 produces MVNVYCISIMETDQCKRTRQYGWAFLHLVVLSLLSRRGSCQVRYSIEEELPLGTVVGNVAKDIGLDTSVLVDRNLRIVTGTKQDLFQVNQRDGSLFVNQRIDREDLCGKTTPCYFNLKAVTENPLEMHRVTVEILDINDHSPSFPSRETRIEIYESATPGTRFQLEAAVDLDVGVNGLRFYKLSHSEYFKLEIHDRNQNIKIPFLTLQKPVDRELKTVHNLSLVAADDGSPQRSDTLNITVTVLDVNDNAPVCNREDYTVTVQENAQIGTLVAQINATDLDDGANGEVTYAFINKFSSRVSQLFDLDEKSGKIEIKGLVDFEENQIYDINIQASDGGPFPLSTQCNVFVKVEDVNDNTPEIHITSQSNQIPENAPVGTVVALIGVTDLDSGVNGQVVCTLAKDMPFDLKHSSEDNFYSLVTTGSLDRESKPQYEIIITARDRGTPSLSSVKTVRVELSDVNDNSPVFSHSPYTFYIMENNDPGASIFKISASDADESENALISYSFGNIIPSQSVTSFLNINSDSGDIYALKSFDFETMKSFQFQVVAKDSGTPSLSNNVTVNVFILDQNDNPPVILSPVSTNGSTEGVVELSRNANAGHLVTKVRAYDPDIGYNGWLSFSLQQVTDPSLFGLERYTGEIRTLRPFTESDVVLHKLIILVKDNGNISLSATATVVINAVETKEAFASSDTKRSVKKEEENNITLYLMISLGSVSALFVFSIIGLIVMQCSKPPDYSSKYPRDSNCIDTSGNGTLCHSIQYRSGEKRYMLVGPRMSIGSAIVPGSNGNTLVVHEHSKRFSGEVRHSHIPIIVLKLC; encoded by the coding sequence ATGGTGAACGTCTACTGCATCAGTATAATGGAGACAGACCAGTGCAAGAGGACACGGCAGTATGGCTGGGCATTTCTTCATCTTGTTGTTCTGTCGTTGTTGAGCAGAAGAGGATCTTGTCAAGTCCGTTACTCCATCGAGGAGGAATTACCGCTCGGCACCGTAGTGGGGAATGTGGCTAAAGACATCGGGCTGGATACAAGCGTGTTAGTGGATCGGAACCTGCGTATTGTGACGGGAACAAAGCAGGATCTTTTCCAGGTAAACCAGAGAGACGGCAGTTTGTTTGTCAACCAGAGGATAGACAGAGAGGATCTATGCGGTAAAACGACTCCATGTTATTTTAATCTCAAAGCTGTGACTGAGAACCCGTTAGAAATGCACCGAGTTACTGTAGAAATTTTAGACATTAATGATCATTcacccagttttcccagcagGGAGACTCGCATTGAAATTTACGAATCCGCCACGCCTGGAACTCGTTTTCAATTAGAGGCTGCGGTAGACCTAGATGTGGGTGTAAATGGTTTGCGGTTTTACAAACTGAGCCACAGCGAGTATTTCAAACTTGAAATTCACGATCGGAATCAAAACATTAAGATTCCGTTTTTGACATTACAGAAACCCGTCGACAGGGAACTAAAAACGGTGCATAATTTATCTCTTGTCGCCGCTGACGATGGTAGTCCACAGCGATCGGACACCTTGAACATCACAGTTACAGTTCTGGATGTAAATGACAACGCCCCTGTTTGTAACAGAGAGGATTATACCGTGACGGTCCAGGAAAATGCTCAAATTGGTACATTAGTTGCACAAATAAATGCAACTGATTTGGATGACGGTGCAAATGGAGAAGTCACGTATGcctttataaataaattcagtAGTAGGGTATCACAATTGTTTGACTTAGATGAAAAAAGTGGTAAAATTGAAATTAAGGGCTTAGTTGATTTTGAAGAAAATCAAATTTACGACATAAATATACAGGCTTCAGATGGTGGACCTTTTCCATTGTCCACTCAGTGTAACGTATTTGTGAAAGTGGAGGATGTGAACGATAACACGCCGGAGATACATATTACGTCTCAGTCGAATCAGATTCCCGAGAACGCGCCTGTAGGTACCGTGGTGGCGCTGATCGGAGTAACTGACCTGGATTCAGGTGTGAATGGACAGGTAGTTTGTACACTGGCAAAGGACATGCCGTTTGACCTGAAACATTCGAGTGAGGACAATTTCTATTCTTTAGTGACAACGGGAAGCTTAGACAGGGAGTCAAAACCACAGTATGAAATAATTATAACAGCGAGGGACCGGGGAACCCCTTCGTTATCCTCCGTTAAGACAGTCCGCGTGGAATTATCGGACGTTAACGACAACAGCCCGGTCTTCTCACACAGTCCATACACCTTCTATATAATGGAAAATAACGACCCAGGTGCATCTATATTCAAAATTAGTGCCTCTGATGCAGATGAGAGTGAAAATGCTCTCATTTCCTATTCATTTGGGAATATAATTCCAAGTCAAAGTGTAACTTCTTTCTTAAACATTAACTCTGATAGCGGTGATATTTATGCGCTGAAAAGCTTTGACTTTGAAACAATGAAATCCTTCCAGTTCCAAGTAGTAGCTAAAGACTCCGGAACCCCGTCGCTAAGCAACAACGTCACGGTGAATGTGTTCATCCTGGATCAGAACGACAACCCTCCGGTCATCCTGTCTCCTGTCAGTACTAACGGCTCCACGGAGGGTGTAGTAGAGCTTTCCCGCAATGCAAACGCAGGTCATTTGGTGACGAAAGTAAGAGCCTATGATCCTGACATAGGATACAATGGCTGGTTGTCATTCTCTCTGCAGCAAGTTACAGACCCCAGTCTCTTTGGTTTGGAGCGCTACACAGGAGAGATCAGGACACTTCGGCCATTTACTGAATCAGATGTTGTTTTGCATAAATTAATCATACTAGTAAAAGACAACGGAAACATCTCACTGTCAGCTACAGCAACCGTGGTTATAAACGCAGTGGAGACCAAAGAGGCGTTTGCATCTTCTGATACTAAACGGTCAgtaaagaaggaagaggagAACAACATCACCTTGTATCTGATGATCTCGCTGGGGTCCGTGTCAGCGCTTTTTGTATTCAGTATAATCGGCCTGATAGTCATGCAGTGCTCTAAACCTCCAGACTATTCCTCCAAGTATCCACGTGACTCCAACTGCATAGACACGAGTGGGAACGGAACTCTGTGTCACAGCATCCAGTACAGATCCGGAGAGAAACGGTACATGTTAGTTGGACCAAGGATGAGTATCGGTTCTGCTATTGTCCCTGGAAGCAACGGGAATACGCTTGTGGTCCATGAACACAGTAAGAGGTTTTCCGGAGAG